In Chloroflexota bacterium, a genomic segment contains:
- a CDS encoding manganese efflux pump MntP family protein, translating to MVCNAEGHGHRLSHHRSPDIIAAVDLLSILLIALGLSMDCLAVAIAGSISMQDFSYRQALRTSLSFGLFQFGMLILGWLAGKTLVDIVGHYDHWVAFALLSVVGARMIWEARSSHKDGQKRTNITEGIALITLSVATSIDALAVGLSLAFLKSRIMIAALIVGGIAFLVTGAGFYAGRRIGTWFGRWATAVGGLVLIGIGVRIVVTHLV from the coding sequence ATGGTCTGTAATGCAGAGGGACATGGACATCGCTTGTCCCACCACCGCTCGCCTGATATTATTGCCGCTGTGGACTTGCTTTCCATACTCCTGATAGCACTTGGCTTGTCCATGGACTGCCTTGCTGTCGCCATTGCCGGTAGCATCTCGATGCAGGACTTTTCCTACCGCCAGGCATTGCGCACCTCTCTTTCCTTCGGGTTATTCCAGTTTGGCATGCTGATTCTGGGGTGGCTGGCCGGGAAAACGCTTGTGGATATAGTGGGGCATTACGATCACTGGGTGGCCTTTGCTCTGCTCTCCGTGGTCGGTGCAAGGATGATCTGGGAGGCACGCAGTTCTCATAAAGACGGTCAGAAACGGACCAACATCACTGAGGGAATTGCCCTGATCACCCTTTCTGTGGCAACCAGCATTGATGCGCTGGCAGTCGGACTGAGCCTGGCCTTTTTGAAGTCAAGGATAATGATTGCCGCCCTGATAGTTGGGGGCATTGCCTTCCTGGTGACGGGTGCAGGTTTCTATGCGGGCAGACGAATCGGGACGTGGTTTGGCAGATGGGCCACGGCGGTTGGGGGATTAGTCCTCATAGGCATTGGAGTGAGGATTGTGGTGACCCACCTTGTTTAA
- a CDS encoding EthD domain-containing protein, whose protein sequence is MLKTIALIKRKPGISREEFVKHYEEVHAPLALKHFPTFKRYVRNYPIAMPGAEEMDFDCITEFWFDDIEGAMKVQEILGDYKTEVGKIFLADEETFQDRGKTRTLLIDERVSK, encoded by the coding sequence ATGCTGAAAACAATCGCGCTGATCAAGAGAAAGCCAGGAATATCACGGGAGGAGTTCGTCAAGCACTACGAGGAAGTGCATGCGCCGCTGGCGTTGAAGCATTTCCCCACTTTCAAGAGATACGTGCGGAACTACCCCATCGCTATGCCTGGTGCTGAGGAGATGGACTTCGATTGCATCACTGAATTCTGGTTCGATGACATAGAAGGGGCTATGAAAGTCCAGGAAATACTGGGCGACTACAAGACGGAAGTGGGCAAGATCTTTCTTGCTGACGAAGAGACGTTCCAGGACAGAGGCAAGACGCGGACTTTGCTTATCGATGAAAGGGTTTCAAAATAG